The Lichenihabitans psoromatis genome contains a region encoding:
- a CDS encoding UDP-glucuronic acid decarboxylase family protein, whose protein sequence is MKNGKDRLVFITGGAGFIGSHLCEAYLDDGASVLCLDNMQTGSHDNLESFAQHPRFHMVEADVTAPLPEAMLPRSATIDLIINAACAASPPQYQAQPQHTMLTNVVGTNSLLALAETHAARFLQCSTSEIYGDPLVHPQIESYWGNVNPTGPRACYDEGKRAAETLCFDYKRHNGVDVRVARIFNTYGPRMQISDGRVVSNVICQGLTGREITLYGDGQQTRSFCFVTDLVDGLRRLADHPGAIEGAVNLGNPNELTVADLVATVMRMTQARSTIVQRPLPVDDPQRRKPDISLATALLGWTPAVDLNQGLERTIAFFVDRLKPEVIVGERAAPEPIAVQ, encoded by the coding sequence ATGAAGAACGGCAAAGACCGGCTTGTTTTCATCACGGGGGGAGCAGGATTTATCGGCTCGCATTTGTGTGAAGCCTATCTCGATGACGGCGCAAGCGTTCTCTGCCTGGACAATATGCAAACCGGCTCGCACGATAATCTCGAATCATTCGCCCAACATCCGCGATTTCACATGGTCGAAGCTGACGTTACGGCACCGCTCCCTGAAGCGATGCTGCCGAGAAGCGCGACAATCGACCTCATCATCAACGCGGCTTGCGCGGCCTCTCCACCCCAATATCAGGCGCAGCCGCAGCATACGATGTTGACCAATGTGGTTGGCACCAACAGCCTTTTGGCGCTTGCCGAGACACATGCGGCGCGCTTTCTGCAATGCTCGACCAGCGAAATCTATGGCGACCCGCTTGTCCATCCGCAGATCGAGAGCTATTGGGGAAACGTCAATCCGACGGGACCGCGTGCCTGTTACGATGAAGGGAAGCGAGCCGCCGAGACGTTATGTTTCGATTACAAGCGGCATAATGGCGTCGATGTCCGGGTGGCCCGGATCTTCAACACCTATGGCCCGCGTATGCAGATTTCAGATGGGCGGGTCGTCTCCAACGTGATCTGCCAAGGTCTGACCGGACGTGAGATCACGCTCTATGGCGATGGGCAGCAGACGCGGTCGTTCTGTTTCGTAACCGATCTCGTCGATGGCTTGAGGCGTCTCGCCGATCACCCGGGAGCCATCGAGGGGGCCGTCAATCTTGGCAATCCCAATGAACTGACGGTGGCGGACCTTGTCGCCACGGTAATGCGGATGACCCAGGCACGGTCGACCATCGTCCAAAGGCCGCTACCGGTCGATGATCCGCAGCGCCGGAAGCCGGATATCTCGCTCGCGACAGCGCTGCTCGGCTGGACGCCTGCCGTTGATTTGAACCAGGGGCTCGAGCGCACGATTGCTTTTTTCGTCGATCGACTGAAGCCGGAGGTCATTGTCGGCGAGCGCGCGGCCCCTGAGCCGATCGCCGTTCAATAG
- a CDS encoding glycosyltransferase family 4 protein, with translation MPTDRSSIVMTTDAVGGIWSYSLDLGRDLVRHDMRVVLAVLGPELDADKRASAADAGIDVIETGLAPEWLATQASEVEQAGAALADLAVREGADLVHLNHPALAASTPFEVPVLAVCHSCVATWWAAVRGTPLPDDFMWRTDLVRRGYRSASTLVAPTRAFAEMTQRVYGLAALPEVVYNGRVAPEALVATPPLDAVFTAGRLWDDGKNLGLLDRAAGLHHVPFRAAGPTDGPNGAHASFERIEMLGPLPEAAMRAEFAARPLYASPALYEPFGLAVLEAAQSGCALVLSDIESFTELWHDAALFVPTDDPEALAAAIGRLLSDPALRADYAEAARNRSRVFGLEPFSREMMRLYRCLIDAPRAMAS, from the coding sequence ATGCCGACCGACCGAAGTTCCATCGTGATGACGACCGATGCGGTTGGCGGCATCTGGTCCTATTCGCTCGATCTCGGGCGTGATCTCGTCCGGCACGACATGAGGGTCGTTCTGGCGGTGCTCGGGCCGGAGCTCGACGCGGATAAGCGGGCCTCGGCGGCCGATGCCGGAATCGACGTGATCGAAACGGGGCTGGCACCCGAATGGCTCGCGACACAGGCGAGCGAGGTCGAACAGGCCGGTGCGGCGCTGGCGGATCTCGCGGTCCGCGAAGGAGCCGATCTGGTCCACCTCAATCATCCGGCGCTTGCGGCGTCAACGCCATTCGAGGTACCGGTCCTTGCGGTTTGTCATTCTTGCGTCGCGACCTGGTGGGCAGCTGTCCGCGGCACGCCGTTGCCGGATGATTTCATGTGGCGCACCGACCTCGTTCGGCGTGGATACCGATCCGCATCGACCTTGGTTGCGCCGACGCGCGCTTTTGCCGAGATGACGCAACGGGTCTACGGTTTGGCAGCGCTTCCCGAGGTCGTCTACAACGGACGCGTCGCGCCAGAGGCGCTGGTCGCGACGCCTCCGCTCGATGCTGTGTTCACGGCCGGTCGCTTGTGGGACGATGGCAAGAACCTCGGCTTGCTCGACCGCGCCGCGGGCCTGCATCATGTGCCGTTTCGAGCGGCCGGGCCGACCGATGGACCGAACGGCGCACACGCGTCATTCGAGCGGATCGAGATGCTCGGACCCTTGCCGGAAGCCGCCATGCGCGCCGAATTTGCCGCGCGCCCTTTGTATGCGTCGCCGGCTTTATATGAGCCCTTCGGCCTTGCGGTGCTGGAAGCGGCGCAATCGGGTTGCGCCCTGGTGCTGAGCGACATCGAGAGTTTCACCGAGCTTTGGCACGATGCCGCTCTCTTCGTGCCGACCGATGATCCCGAAGCCCTGGCGGCCGCCATCGGCCGGCTCTTGTCGGATCCGGCGCTCCGGGCCGACTATGCCGAGGCGGCGCGCAACCGATCGCGGGTGTTTGGTCTGGAGCCCTTCTCCCGGGAGATGATGCGTCTCTACCGGTGCTTGATCGACGCGCCGAGGGCCATGGCGTCGTGA
- a CDS encoding class I SAM-dependent methyltransferase → MTDVAQAGLIALLNDAAEAGAPPTIALMRLLIEAPTEIAARQAIDRARMVDPRIALVATLWRDHPEAWAKVRGTVDDIAHQHQAETPDAVLTYWATTFDHLVEASPEASVALYSLGSPALLAVATDEIVTLMGDWGLLGRTRDALDLGCGIGRFLVALAPHLGHITGLDLSAKMVAEAKRRCAALPNVTITRSSGRDLDLVPDQSLDLVLAADVFPYLVQASDRFATAHIEGIARTLRPGGAALILNYSYRGDLEADRRDVAALAGRNGLEVRRDGTRDLTSWDAAAFLLRRP, encoded by the coding sequence ATGACGGACGTCGCACAGGCTGGCCTCATCGCTCTTCTGAATGACGCGGCCGAAGCCGGCGCACCACCGACCATCGCGCTCATGCGCCTGTTGATCGAGGCACCGACCGAGATCGCCGCCAGACAGGCGATCGACCGAGCCCGCATGGTCGATCCTCGGATCGCGCTCGTGGCCACCCTCTGGCGCGACCATCCCGAGGCATGGGCCAAGGTGCGCGGCACGGTCGACGATATCGCGCACCAGCATCAGGCCGAGACGCCCGACGCCGTCCTGACCTACTGGGCCACTACGTTCGACCACCTCGTCGAGGCATCGCCCGAGGCGAGCGTCGCGCTCTATAGCCTCGGCAGTCCTGCGCTGCTGGCCGTCGCTACCGACGAGATCGTGACCCTCATGGGCGACTGGGGGTTGCTGGGCCGCACCCGCGACGCGCTCGATCTCGGCTGCGGCATCGGCCGATTCCTGGTGGCTCTCGCGCCCCATCTCGGACACATCACCGGGCTCGATCTCTCGGCCAAGATGGTGGCGGAGGCGAAACGCCGATGCGCCGCGCTACCGAATGTCACCATCACGCGATCGTCCGGGCGGGACCTCGATCTCGTACCGGACCAGAGCCTCGACCTGGTGTTGGCCGCCGACGTCTTTCCCTATCTGGTCCAGGCGAGCGATCGATTTGCAACTGCACATATCGAGGGTATTGCCCGCACGCTGCGGCCCGGCGGCGCGGCCCTAATCCTCAACTACTCCTATCGCGGGGATCTCGAGGCTGATCGCCGCGATGTCGCAGCCTTGGCTGGGCGCAACGGTCTTGAGGTGCGACGCGACGGAACGCGGGATCTGACGTCCTGGGACGCTGCGGCCTTTCTGCTGCGCCGTCCCTAA
- a CDS encoding SDR family NAD(P)-dependent oxidoreductase: MASADPNSDRPQRVLVTGGAGFIGSNLAHRLLREGHHVVVFDSLARAGTERNLEWLMGQYGDRITPIQADIRNDALLSEAAASADVVFHLAAQVAVTTSLVDPLDDFGINIQATVLLLEALRRRPVPPPMIFASTNKVYGDLGDVTLDLTNDAYVPSDGDIRDFGIGEARPLDFHTPYGCSKGAADQYVLDYARSFGIPTAVMRMSCIYGPRQMGTEDQGWVAHFAIRALEDRPISIFGDGCQVRDILDVSDAVAAYIGAWRNIDRIKGRAFNLGGGPSNAVSLRQLLRHLEGLVGRPIRIDTSDWRAGDQKYYVSDRRAISEALDLRRPIDWQTGVAGLVGWLADQRGFRMPAGTMRETQEP; this comes from the coding sequence ATCGCGTCGGCGGACCCGAATTCGGATCGGCCGCAACGGGTCTTGGTCACGGGCGGCGCGGGCTTCATCGGTAGCAATCTCGCCCATCGCCTGCTGCGCGAGGGGCATCATGTCGTGGTGTTCGACTCGCTCGCCCGCGCCGGCACCGAGAGGAACCTCGAGTGGTTGATGGGGCAATACGGCGACCGGATCACCCCGATCCAGGCCGATATCCGCAATGATGCGCTGCTGAGCGAGGCCGCCGCCTCCGCCGATGTCGTGTTTCATCTCGCAGCCCAGGTCGCGGTCACGACCAGTCTGGTCGATCCGCTCGACGATTTTGGCATCAACATTCAGGCGACCGTGTTGCTTCTCGAAGCGCTGCGCCGCCGGCCCGTGCCGCCGCCGATGATCTTCGCCTCGACCAACAAGGTTTATGGTGACCTCGGCGATGTGACGCTCGATCTGACCAACGACGCTTATGTGCCATCCGATGGCGACATTCGGGATTTTGGGATCGGCGAGGCGAGACCGCTCGACTTTCACACGCCTTACGGCTGCTCGAAGGGGGCCGCCGATCAATATGTGCTCGACTACGCCCGTTCGTTCGGCATCCCGACGGCCGTAATGCGGATGAGCTGCATTTATGGGCCGCGCCAGATGGGGACCGAGGATCAGGGCTGGGTCGCGCATTTTGCCATTCGGGCACTTGAGGACCGGCCGATCTCGATCTTCGGCGACGGATGTCAGGTGCGCGATATCCTCGACGTCTCCGATGCCGTCGCGGCCTATATCGGAGCGTGGCGCAACATCGACCGGATCAAGGGGCGAGCCTTTAACCTTGGCGGAGGGCCATCCAACGCCGTCAGCCTGCGACAACTCCTGCGTCATCTCGAGGGGCTTGTCGGGCGGCCGATCCGGATCGACACTTCGGATTGGCGCGCCGGCGACCAGAAATATTACGTGTCGGACCGGCGGGCCATTTCGGAGGCGCTCGATTTGCGTCGACCAATCGACTGGCAGACGGGTGTCGCGGGTCTGGTGGGTTGGTTGGCTGATCAGCGCGGGTTTCGCATGCCGGCTGGCACGATGCGGGAGACGCAGGAACCATGA
- a CDS encoding NAD-dependent epimerase/dehydratase family protein yields MSETILITGGAGFIGRFVAKQLLARGDHVRILDNLIEQVHGDASATSIDPAVEFVAGDVRDSGKLARVLQGVDKVVHLAAEVGVGQSMYAIDRYVSVNDLGTATLFQALLDNPVKRVVVASSMSVYGEGLYRDSDGKLHEDVMRQPRVDTQASWDPLGPDGKPMEPVPTPEWKRPALASVYAITKFVQERLTLTLAPAYGMEGVALRLWNAYGPGQALSNPYTGVLAIFASRLHNGKAPVIFEDGQQRRDFIHVEDVARAFLLALDHPKAAGGVFNIGSGEDRSVNDVATLLAEAMGRPDLKPELAGKTRAGDIRHCIPDIDKAIEDLGFEPLCDFREGLAELAEWVAGQTAQDRVHEARQELEARGLVA; encoded by the coding sequence ATGTCAGAGACGATCCTCATCACCGGTGGCGCGGGTTTCATCGGGCGTTTTGTGGCCAAGCAACTCCTGGCACGCGGGGATCATGTCCGTATTCTCGATAATCTGATCGAGCAGGTCCATGGCGACGCGTCCGCGACATCGATCGACCCGGCGGTGGAGTTCGTCGCGGGCGATGTGCGTGATTCCGGCAAGCTCGCCCGCGTTTTGCAGGGCGTCGACAAAGTCGTGCATCTGGCAGCTGAAGTCGGTGTCGGCCAGAGCATGTATGCGATCGATCGTTATGTCTCGGTCAACGATCTTGGCACCGCGACCTTGTTTCAAGCTTTGCTCGACAATCCGGTCAAACGGGTCGTGGTCGCCTCATCGATGAGCGTCTATGGCGAAGGACTTTATCGGGACAGCGACGGCAAGCTGCACGAAGATGTCATGCGCCAACCTCGGGTCGACACGCAGGCGAGTTGGGATCCGCTCGGTCCCGACGGCAAGCCGATGGAGCCGGTTCCGACGCCCGAATGGAAGCGTCCCGCACTGGCCTCGGTTTATGCGATCACGAAATTCGTGCAGGAGCGGCTCACCCTGACGCTCGCGCCAGCCTATGGCATGGAAGGCGTCGCGCTTCGGCTTTGGAATGCCTACGGGCCGGGCCAAGCTCTCTCCAATCCGTATACCGGGGTTCTGGCGATCTTCGCGTCGCGCCTCCACAACGGCAAGGCGCCCGTCATCTTCGAGGATGGCCAACAGCGCCGCGATTTCATCCATGTCGAAGATGTGGCACGCGCCTTCCTGCTGGCGCTCGACCATCCCAAGGCGGCGGGTGGCGTCTTCAATATCGGCAGCGGCGAGGATCGGTCCGTCAACGATGTCGCGACTCTCCTGGCCGAAGCGATGGGACGGCCGGATCTGAAACCGGAGCTGGCCGGCAAAACGCGAGCCGGTGATATCCGGCACTGCATCCCGGATATCGACAAGGCGATCGAGGACCTCGGCTTCGAGCCGCTGTGTGACTTCCGCGAAGGCTTGGCCGAGCTCGCCGAATGGGTCGCCGGACAGACCGCGCAGGATCGGGTCCATGAGGCGCGTCAGGAACTCGAAGCACGGGGATTGGTGGCGTGA
- a CDS encoding TIGR04295 family B12-binding domain-containing radical SAM protein: protein MRVALVNPCWDFGQSIYFGCRSPHLPLELGYAKALLEANGHAVLMLDGHLCETPNLDLAEAVAAFAPDMTVVTTAPTYLFWRCAQPELRVPRALLAAIGSRGGRTVAVGPHGSVTPETTLRKLGVDVVVRGECEEIVLRLAEATDLQTVPSIAFAHGAEIRVTGGPHASEFTNLPALRWPDDWVARHRHHHHRFDRTPDRPGAEIEASRGCPYHCSFCAKIDFRDKYRKRDLQPLLAEIDGLIEQGVAYVYFIDEIFLPNKPLLDALVVRPIEFGIQTRIDLWKPEMLDLLGAAGCVSIEAGVESLTVEGRATLDKQCRMTTDDLADRLIHARRSVPFVQANLIETAMDDPALVTAWREQLRQHGVWANDPVPLYPYPSSPDYRKLWGMPDARAWERAHEHYLAQFEAFSDIQEERPVPLPDLEIFCCSAC from the coding sequence ATGAGGGTCGCACTCGTCAATCCATGTTGGGATTTCGGCCAGAGCATTTATTTCGGTTGCCGATCGCCGCATCTGCCCCTCGAACTCGGCTATGCGAAGGCTTTGCTCGAGGCGAACGGGCACGCTGTTCTGATGCTCGACGGTCACCTCTGCGAAACGCCGAACCTCGACCTCGCCGAAGCCGTCGCGGCTTTCGCGCCTGACATGACGGTCGTGACCACGGCTCCGACCTATTTGTTCTGGCGATGCGCCCAGCCCGAATTGCGCGTGCCGCGTGCGCTTCTGGCCGCCATCGGCTCCCGCGGTGGCAGGACCGTTGCGGTTGGGCCGCATGGCTCTGTGACGCCGGAGACGACGTTGCGAAAACTCGGCGTCGATGTTGTGGTGCGCGGCGAATGCGAGGAGATCGTGCTGCGTCTTGCCGAGGCAACCGATCTGCAGACCGTCCCATCGATCGCCTTCGCGCACGGCGCGGAGATCCGTGTCACCGGCGGCCCGCATGCGTCCGAATTCACCAATCTTCCGGCGTTGCGCTGGCCCGATGATTGGGTGGCGCGGCATCGTCACCATCATCACCGGTTCGACCGCACCCCGGATCGCCCCGGTGCTGAGATCGAGGCATCGCGCGGTTGCCCTTATCATTGCTCGTTTTGCGCCAAGATCGATTTCCGCGACAAGTATCGCAAACGCGACTTGCAGCCACTGCTGGCCGAGATCGACGGATTGATCGAGCAGGGCGTTGCCTATGTGTATTTCATCGACGAGATTTTTCTGCCCAACAAGCCCCTGCTTGACGCGCTGGTAGTTCGTCCGATCGAGTTCGGCATCCAGACCCGGATCGACCTGTGGAAGCCCGAGATGCTCGATCTGCTCGGCGCGGCAGGTTGCGTATCGATCGAGGCGGGGGTCGAGAGCCTGACGGTCGAGGGCCGGGCGACGCTCGATAAACAGTGCCGCATGACGACCGACGATCTCGCTGATCGTCTGATCCATGCCCGCCGGTCGGTGCCCTTCGTGCAGGCCAATCTCATCGAGACCGCGATGGACGATCCCGCCTTGGTAACGGCGTGGCGCGAGCAGTTGCGCCAGCACGGCGTCTGGGCCAACGATCCCGTGCCGCTCTATCCCTACCCGAGCTCCCCGGATTATCGGAAGCTGTGGGGGATGCCGGATGCGCGAGCCTGGGAACGGGCGCATGAACATTATCTGGCGCAATTCGAGGCGTTCAGCGACATCCAGGAGGAACGACCCGTGCCGCTACCGGATCTCGAAATCTTCTGCTGCTCGGCCTGCTGA
- a CDS encoding CgeB family protein: MKIAFYGSSLLSSYWNGAATYYRGIISDLARRGYAVTFYEPDAFERQQHRDIEPPTWADVVVYPATIEAARMVMAEAAEADVVVKASGVGVFDDALLEGVMRHARPDAIRIFWDVDAPATLAELRQHPDHPMHRILPDLDLVFTYGGGPPVIEAYEAMGAVRCIPIYNALDASTHHPVPGEERFSADLSFLGNRLPDREARVEEFFLKAAAALPERAFLIGGNGWHDKAMPTNVRHVGHVYTREHNAFNTSPLAVLNIARDSMASVGYSPATRVFEAAGAGACLITDAWVGIDMFLKENAEILVARDGRDVAEHVAGLTPERARAIGEASRLRILKDHTYERRGALVDTILKAEAVRKAERASAFAMPR; encoded by the coding sequence ATGAAGATCGCGTTTTATGGGTCAAGCCTGCTGTCGTCTTATTGGAACGGGGCCGCCACCTATTATCGCGGCATCATCAGCGATTTGGCGCGGCGCGGCTACGCGGTCACGTTCTACGAACCGGATGCGTTCGAGCGGCAGCAGCATCGCGACATCGAGCCGCCGACCTGGGCCGATGTGGTGGTCTATCCCGCAACGATCGAGGCGGCCCGCATGGTGATGGCTGAGGCTGCAGAGGCCGATGTCGTGGTCAAGGCGAGCGGCGTCGGGGTCTTCGACGATGCGTTGCTCGAGGGTGTCATGCGTCACGCCCGTCCGGATGCCATCCGGATCTTCTGGGACGTCGATGCTCCCGCAACCCTCGCCGAGTTGCGGCAGCACCCCGATCATCCGATGCATCGAATTCTGCCGGATCTCGACCTCGTGTTCACCTATGGCGGCGGCCCGCCGGTGATCGAAGCCTATGAGGCGATGGGCGCAGTACGCTGCATTCCAATCTACAACGCGCTCGATGCCAGCACCCACCATCCGGTTCCGGGCGAGGAGCGGTTCAGTGCGGACCTCTCCTTCCTGGGTAATCGCCTTCCGGATCGCGAGGCGCGGGTCGAGGAGTTCTTTTTGAAGGCTGCCGCCGCGCTGCCGGAGCGTGCCTTTCTGATCGGCGGCAACGGCTGGCACGACAAAGCGATGCCGACCAACGTCCGCCATGTCGGGCACGTCTATACGCGCGAGCATAATGCCTTCAACACGTCACCGCTTGCGGTCCTCAACATCGCCCGCGACTCCATGGCATCGGTCGGCTATTCGCCGGCCACGCGGGTCTTCGAGGCGGCAGGCGCCGGCGCCTGCCTAATCACCGATGCCTGGGTCGGTATCGATATGTTTCTCAAGGAGAATGCGGAGATTCTGGTCGCGCGGGACGGTCGCGACGTCGCCGAGCACGTGGCTGGTCTGACGCCGGAGCGGGCGCGCGCCATCGGCGAAGCCTCCCGGCTCCGGATTCTCAAGGACCACACCTACGAGCGGCGCGGTGCGCTGGTCGACACCATCCTGAAAGCCGAAGCCGTGCGAAAAGCCGAGCGGGCCAGCGCTTTTGCGATGCCCCGATGA
- a CDS encoding CgeB family protein produces the protein MRIAYFTHSLAACWNHGNAHFLRGVLSELIRRGHDVVAYEPVDAWSLDNLLRDAGEAGLDAYRSAYPTLTSTSYGTEADLEALCDGADVVLVHEWNDPAVVAAIGRLRRAGAPFTLLFHDTHHRAVSDPEAIRAFDLDAYDGVLAFGETLAAVYRHWGWGDRVVVWHEAADTAVFRPPAQEGERRGLVWIGNWGDGERSAELETYLFGPAQALDLGLDIFGVRYSAEALATLRRYGAAYRGWLPNAAAPGVFAQHLATVHVPRRFYTDRLPGIPTIRVFEALACGIPLVSAPWSDSEGLFDVGQDFLMARDGAEMARHLEAVCDDAALRRSLVEHGLATIKTRHSCAHRVDELLAVVARWRTGAEALSGPLDRSPGPSSAQPNP, from the coding sequence GTGAGGATCGCCTATTTCACGCATTCGCTCGCCGCGTGCTGGAACCATGGCAACGCGCATTTCCTCCGCGGTGTATTGAGCGAGCTGATCCGGCGGGGTCACGATGTTGTGGCCTACGAGCCCGTCGACGCCTGGAGCCTCGATAACCTCTTGCGGGATGCCGGTGAGGCCGGGCTCGACGCCTATCGTAGCGCTTATCCGACCCTCACCTCCACCAGCTATGGGACAGAGGCCGATCTTGAGGCCCTGTGCGATGGCGCCGACGTCGTGTTGGTGCACGAATGGAACGATCCGGCCGTTGTCGCCGCAATCGGGAGGCTGCGCCGAGCAGGCGCACCCTTCACGCTGCTGTTTCACGACACGCATCATCGCGCCGTCAGCGATCCTGAGGCGATCCGCGCCTTCGATCTCGACGCCTATGACGGGGTCCTGGCGTTCGGCGAAACACTGGCGGCCGTTTATCGACACTGGGGTTGGGGCGACCGTGTCGTCGTTTGGCACGAGGCCGCCGACACGGCGGTGTTCCGACCTCCGGCCCAGGAGGGCGAGCGTCGTGGCCTCGTCTGGATCGGCAATTGGGGCGACGGCGAACGCAGCGCTGAACTCGAGACGTATCTGTTCGGTCCAGCGCAGGCGCTCGATCTTGGCCTCGATATCTTCGGTGTGCGCTATTCCGCCGAGGCACTCGCGACGCTACGGCGCTACGGAGCGGCCTATCGCGGTTGGCTCCCGAATGCCGCCGCGCCCGGCGTCTTCGCTCAGCATCTAGCGACCGTCCATGTGCCGCGACGGTTCTATACCGACAGACTGCCGGGTATCCCGACCATCCGCGTGTTCGAAGCCCTCGCTTGCGGCATTCCACTCGTTTCGGCGCCATGGTCGGACAGCGAGGGGCTTTTCGATGTCGGGCAAGATTTCCTCATGGCCCGCGACGGTGCCGAGATGGCGAGACATCTCGAAGCCGTTTGCGATGATGCGGCGCTGCGTCGGTCGCTCGTCGAGCATGGGCTTGCGACAATCAAAACGCGGCACTCCTGCGCCCACCGCGTCGATGAATTGCTGGCGGTCGTGGCCCGCTGGCGGACCGGTGCCGAGGCGCTTTCGGGCCCTCTCGATCGATCGCCCGGGCCATCGTCGGCGCAACCGAACCCATGA
- a CDS encoding CgeB family protein, with amino-acid sequence MRLVVFGLSLSSSWGNGHATTYRSLLKAFAARGHDIVFFERNVPWYSGQARDLADPSFCRLVFYENLKDLDRHRADIAAADAVMVGSYVPDGIALGAWVREVAQGTTAFYDIDTPVTLAALENGACAYLDAASIPAYDHYLSFTGGPILDHLRDHYGSPDPRALYCCVDPTHYWPRAEAKRWDLSYLGTYSDDRQPVLERLLLDPARRAPYLRFVVAGPQYPAAIDWPANVERFEHVGPQDHAEFYGASRFTLNVTRDQMVKWGYSPSVRLFEAAACATPIISDIWPGIETVLTPGESIILAASGDDVLPVLVMDDDAARQAIGTSARGEILARHTAAARAAELDAILQHGGTSPSKRVAST; translated from the coding sequence ATGAGGCTCGTGGTTTTCGGTCTCAGCCTCTCGTCCTCGTGGGGCAACGGCCACGCCACCACATATCGGTCATTGCTGAAGGCCTTTGCGGCGCGCGGGCACGATATCGTGTTCTTCGAACGAAACGTGCCCTGGTATTCGGGACAAGCACGCGATCTGGCTGATCCCTCGTTCTGCCGTCTCGTCTTCTATGAGAATTTGAAGGACCTCGACCGCCACAGGGCCGATATCGCCGCGGCCGACGCCGTGATGGTCGGGTCCTATGTGCCGGACGGCATCGCGCTCGGGGCCTGGGTGCGCGAGGTGGCGCAAGGCACGACCGCCTTCTACGACATCGACACGCCTGTGACGCTGGCGGCGCTCGAGAATGGCGCCTGCGCCTACCTCGATGCAGCGTCCATTCCGGCCTACGACCATTACCTGTCCTTCACAGGAGGACCGATCCTCGACCACCTCCGCGACCATTACGGGTCGCCGGACCCGCGCGCGCTCTATTGCTGCGTCGACCCCACTCATTATTGGCCGCGCGCCGAGGCCAAGCGCTGGGATCTGTCCTACCTCGGCACCTATAGCGACGACCGGCAGCCGGTGCTTGAGCGCCTGTTGCTGGACCCCGCTCGTCGCGCGCCCTATCTCCGTTTCGTGGTGGCAGGCCCGCAATATCCGGCGGCGATCGATTGGCCTGCCAATGTCGAAAGGTTCGAGCATGTGGGGCCGCAGGATCATGCCGAATTTTACGGAGCGAGCCGTTTTACGTTGAATGTCACCCGCGATCAGATGGTGAAGTGGGGCTATAGCCCGAGCGTCCGCCTGTTCGAGGCGGCCGCCTGTGCGACACCCATCATTTCGGACATCTGGCCCGGCATCGAAACTGTTCTCACCCCCGGCGAGAGCATCATCCTTGCCGCGAGCGGCGATGACGTCCTCCCGGTTCTCGTGATGGACGATGACGCTGCGAGACAAGCGATCGGTACCAGCGCGCGCGGGGAGATTTTGGCTCGTCATACGGCCGCGGCCCGAGCGGCGGAGCTCGACGCGATTCTGCAGCACGGCGGCACTTCACCTTCGAAGCGCGTAGCATCAACATAG